One window of Psychrobacillus sp. FSL H8-0483 genomic DNA carries:
- the metA gene encoding homoserine O-succinyltransferase — MPINIPKRLPAAELLKEEKIFIMDEDRAFGQDIRPLNIIILNLMPEKEKTELQLLRLLGNTPLQVNVTFMNTATHESKNVSKTHLDTFYTTFEQIKHRKYDGLIITGAPIEQLEFEQVNYWNEITEIMDWSKTNVTSVLHICWGAQAALYHHYGIDKFELPKKCSGVFSHRLSDPTVQLVRGFNDHFYVPHSRYTSVSFEKIKADPRLNLLSISDDAGVFLIISNDEKHIMITGHLEYDATTLAEEYVRDVNKGIEIDLPVNYFPQNDPTQQPSNSWRSHTHLLFSNWLNYYVYQATPYEWE; from the coding sequence ATGCCAATTAATATTCCAAAACGATTACCAGCTGCTGAATTACTGAAAGAGGAAAAAATATTTATCATGGATGAGGACCGTGCTTTTGGGCAAGACATTCGTCCGCTTAATATTATCATTTTGAACTTAATGCCCGAAAAAGAAAAAACAGAATTACAACTTTTAAGGTTACTAGGTAATACACCGTTACAAGTGAATGTAACATTCATGAACACTGCCACTCATGAATCGAAAAACGTGAGTAAAACACATTTAGACACATTTTATACAACCTTCGAACAAATAAAGCATCGAAAGTATGACGGATTGATCATTACAGGAGCCCCAATAGAGCAATTAGAATTTGAGCAGGTAAATTATTGGAATGAAATAACAGAAATAATGGATTGGTCGAAAACCAATGTCACTTCTGTATTACATATTTGTTGGGGAGCACAAGCTGCTTTATATCATCATTATGGTATTGATAAATTTGAATTACCAAAGAAATGTTCTGGTGTGTTTAGTCACCGTTTGTCTGATCCAACCGTCCAATTAGTTCGTGGATTTAATGACCATTTCTATGTGCCACACTCACGTTATACATCCGTTTCTTTTGAGAAAATTAAAGCTGATCCTCGTCTTAATCTCCTTTCGATTTCTGACGACGCCGGCGTATTCCTCATTATTTCAAACGATGAGAAGCATATTATGATTACCGGTCACTTAGAATATGACGCCACAACACTGGCAGAAGAATATGTACGTGATGTGAATAAAGGAATAGAAATAGATTTACCGGTTAACTATTTCCCTCAAAATGATCCGACACAGCAACCTTCGAATTCATGGCGCTCGCACACGCACTTATTATTTTCGAATTGGTTGAACTATTATGTATACCAAGCAACACCATATGAGTGGGAATAA
- a CDS encoding alpha/beta hydrolase produces the protein MNTTFTYIHSAPQTTDENKKYPALFLIHGMGSNENDLVGLVSSLKEECHIFSIRGPISQPPGYAFFTIEGFGKPHPTVFDQVIKDLQTFIQEAIEEYSVDREQVYLLGFSQGAILSQTLALVMGKQIKGIVALSGYIPAFVKKEYVRQPVDQLNAFISHGELDNILPFEWGVASKDYFTEQGANVTFKSYPIAHGVAAENTRDLLAFLNENIGE, from the coding sequence ATGAACACAACATTTACTTATATTCATAGTGCACCACAAACGACCGATGAAAATAAAAAATATCCTGCACTATTTTTAATCCATGGCATGGGTAGCAATGAAAATGATTTAGTAGGACTTGTATCGAGTTTAAAAGAGGAATGTCATATTTTTAGTATTCGTGGGCCAATTAGCCAGCCACCTGGATATGCATTTTTTACAATTGAAGGGTTTGGTAAACCACATCCTACGGTTTTTGATCAAGTTATCAAAGATCTTCAAACATTTATCCAAGAGGCAATAGAAGAATATTCAGTAGATAGGGAGCAAGTGTATCTACTTGGTTTTAGCCAAGGAGCAATATTATCTCAAACTTTAGCTCTTGTAATGGGTAAACAAATAAAAGGAATAGTTGCACTAAGTGGATATATTCCAGCCTTTGTAAAGAAAGAGTATGTAAGACAACCCGTTGATCAATTGAATGCATTTATTTCACATGGTGAATTAGATAATATCCTACCATTTGAATGGGGAGTTGCAAGTAAAGACTATTTCACCGAACAGGGAGCGAATGTTACATTTAAAAGCTATCCAATAGCACATGGTGTAGCAGCAGAAAATACCAGAGACTTATTAGCATTTTTAAACGAGAACATAGGTGAATAA
- a CDS encoding MBL fold metallo-hydrolase: MIQYDKENMRVFQSSLYKTTSAVIELNEAIVMTDPNWLPQEVDEIKAYVNQIRKNRALYIIYTHSDFDHIIGSGAFPDAIVIASQAFNEHKQKDEAINKVHAFDQRYYIQRNYKPEYPQVDYVVSKDGQKLILGKSTLTFYLAPGHTNDGLFTVIEPAGIFLSGDYLSDVEFPFIFDSYLEYLKTMNKAKDIFSLHSISVHVPGHGHTTEDKTEMEDRLKFAQAYLDQIIDMKENMEEILKGRYIFFQGMKDIHVENQQLAFNEIKQFTLHSKETLYD; the protein is encoded by the coding sequence ATGATTCAATATGACAAAGAGAATATGAGAGTTTTTCAAAGCTCTCTATATAAAACTACATCCGCTGTAATAGAGCTGAATGAGGCAATTGTGATGACCGATCCGAATTGGCTGCCACAAGAAGTGGATGAAATTAAGGCTTATGTAAATCAAATTAGAAAAAATAGAGCCCTATATATCATCTACACACATAGTGATTTCGACCATATTATTGGTTCGGGGGCATTTCCTGACGCAATAGTAATTGCTTCTCAAGCGTTTAACGAACATAAACAGAAAGATGAAGCAATAAATAAAGTGCATGCATTTGATCAGCGCTATTATATACAGAGAAATTATAAGCCGGAGTATCCTCAGGTGGATTATGTTGTAAGTAAAGATGGACAAAAATTGATCCTAGGAAAGAGCACCTTAACTTTTTATTTAGCACCAGGGCACACAAATGATGGCTTGTTTACAGTGATAGAGCCTGCTGGGATATTCCTTTCAGGTGACTATTTATCAGATGTGGAATTTCCGTTTATATTTGATAGTTATCTGGAATATCTTAAAACGATGAATAAGGCTAAAGACATTTTTTCTCTGCATTCTATTTCCGTTCATGTACCTGGTCATGGTCATACAACGGAAGATAAAACAGAAATGGAAGACCGATTAAAATTTGCACAAGCATATCTGGATCAAATAATAGATATGAAAGAAAATATGGAAGAAATATTGAAGGGTAGATACATATTCTTTCAAGGGATGAAAGATATTCATGTAGAAAACCAGCAGTTGGCTTTCAATGAAATAAAACAATTCACTTTGCATAGTAAGGAGACTCTATATGATTAA